The Brachypodium distachyon strain Bd21 chromosome 4, Brachypodium_distachyon_v3.0, whole genome shotgun sequence nucleotide sequence ggacaaaggagagagagaagagaggggaaCCTCTACTTCTGCCGCTGAAGGATGTTACCACAGATTTCCTTCACAAAGCAGGCATACCTTCCAGTGGCATTTATGAATTAGTTCCCACATGTTTCTTATGTTCTAAATGATTAAATGTGGCATTATAAGAAGTGCAGCTTCTATTAATATTTCTAATGAATGTGTTGTGGCTCATGCTGCAGCAGAGACATGCCAGCAAAGCAACAGTGCCGCGCGACTATAGAGGTGAAGGTGCAACTGTCAGAAGTTGAAAACCACATTAACATGCTGTTGGAAGGTGAAGCCATCTGTCCGTTCAACATACACTTCAGTTGCATAACTTGCatttcattgttttttttatctgttgATCTGTATTCCAAGCTAAGCACTCGTGCAGATGCTTTGCTGCCAACTATTGAGACATCGCATGCACTTATTGATCCTTGTTTCCCTAACAACATACCAGCCTGTAATGGATATCATACAGATAGTTATGCTGCAGCACAGATTGCTCCAACATTAGGCTGGCAATGACATGTACTGCTTTTAGTTCTTGACTATAAATAGAGTGCACCACAATGGATGAGCACCAACACAGTATTGTGCTTCTTGTCTAATCTTCCATTTCACACAGAATTATATCTTCAATCCCTCCATTACAGAAATGGCTTGCCATCAGAGAACTGCAAGTTTGCCCTCTAAGCCCCACTCCACTGAGGCTAAAGTGGAAGAAGAGCTACAGGGCCTACGTGTGTCCATCTCTTCACCTTCCGCGACCATCGGCACGATGCGTGATGGTTTGGCGAGGCTCGGAGACATCTACAACTGCATAGGGGAGATCATGAGCTTACCCAGCAGCCAAGTTGGCCTCTCCCTGccccaaaacaagaaaatggTGGAAGAAGAATTGGGGCGGTCCCTCGTGCTCATTGATCTCTGCAACTCCATGCAAGAGAGTCTAGCAGGGCTGAAGATGAGTACCCAGGAGCTACAACTTGTCCTCAAGAGAGGAGATGCAGCTGTTGTCCAGCTCAAGATCGAGTCCTTCATTCGTCTCGCGAAGCAGGCGCAAAAGCCGTTCAAGAAGACCATCAGCAGAACAACTTCTGAAGGATGCAGGCTGGTCTTGCTGCTGACAGAAGCCAGAGAGGTAGCTATCTGTCTGCTTGAGTCCACGTCGCAAATGTTGCCGAAGCAGTTTGCCAGCAGCAAAGGAAGCAAATGGTCACTTGTCTCCAAGAGGATCCAGAAAACAAAGGTTGTCTGCAAGGAGGAACAGTTGCAAGCACTAGAGCAAAGCATGGGAGGTCTTGAGAACAGTGCCGAGTTGCTGTTCAGGAGATTGATCCAAAGCAGGGTTTCGCTCCTGAACATTCTTAGCTCGTAGATATTACCTCTCAAGCCTTGTTGCTCTAGCACCTTGCGATTGGCATCCGCCTTTTAAAGGATTCACCGATCATAAAGAACATTTATAGATTACAGACAAGACCAGATGTACATTCAAATGATCAGTCGATCAAAACAATTTTGACTTTGTTCATACCATGACTTCTGATTTCACTGATATTTACTGCACGATGATTTTGATTGTTTTTATAGCCGAATGtcatgttttattttcaaGGATATGATGAATGTTAAAGAGCCGAAAAGGAAATCCCTCGTAAGAAAATGACATGTATAAAGGTTGAGTTATTCAGAATTTTGGCAAGACATAGGAGGTTGATGTGTAATTATTTCCAACTATAAGTTGTACCTGTAcaatttttatttggtttgataCTTTGATCATTGAAACGGCCATGTTTACACCGCACCAACTGAAATTTGCGATCGGTGCATCATCTTCTACTTGCAATAAACTAGCAATCATGAACATGCCAGCTCTAGGCCATGTGGTAGCCTCTCATAATTAATTAGCCTGATTAGCATAACACAGAAGCACTATCATGTTAACAGATGTAACAGACTTAAGCACATGTCACCAATAATTTAAATCCTCTGAACAGAGGCAATAACCACCATTAGTTCAGCTCATATTCGATTGCACGTACGTGAGGTTATCTTAACGCTATTCTTAACGAGTTTTCAATTTGGATGCTGGCTGGTCAAGAATGCCGCTGATCCTTTTGTGGTGGATCTTGTTGGTTGTTGCAGATTGATGGAACACTCCAGCAATGCTCCATGAGGTGTTTGAGTTCATGCTTATCTGCATGCTGCCTGGACATATTATCCGGACTGACCCGGTTTCTGAAGGTTAAGTCaaactcttcctcctctcacTAACAACCTGTAGATGCTGTGTAATATGCTTCTGTTGGAATCTTTGCGCACTCTGCAATAGCCGAAACGAATACGAGTGCCCGTGCACTCActccatttctttttccctAAAGGAAACTGGGACATGACAGATAGGCAATGCTAATTAATTAGCTACAAAACTAACATTTTGTGATGTTTCGAGCTTCATGACAATGTCGATTTTTCTTATCTGACATAGTGGTTCACTGAAGAAGATACATGCCATCTGTATGGGAAATCTTTGTACAGTTCATAAGAGTATTGTTTCTTTACTCGAGGAAGCACATTTAGCTTTTGCAGAAGAAACGGATTTTCTCTCGGATTGTCgagaaaataaatcaaaattcGGTTCAGTGTCTGATTTTTTCATAGCTGTTTCCGGTCACCCGAATTTACAATGATCTTTGCCGTTAAAAATCTTTAGCATTAGTAATGAATTCTAGCACATGTGTGGTGGGTCATGCTGTAGGTAGCAGAGACATGCCAATAAGGCAACAACACTGCTGCACGAGGA carries:
- the LOC100822681 gene encoding uncharacterized protein LOC100822681 isoform X1, yielding MCCGSCCSRDMPAKQQCRATIEVKVQLSEVENHINMLLEEMACHQRTASLPSKPHSTEAKVEEELQGLRVSISSPSATIGTMRDGLARLGDIYNCIGEIMSLPSSQVGLSLPQNKKMVEEELGRSLVLIDLCNSMQESLAGLKMSTQELQLVLKRGDAAVVQLKIESFIRLAKQAQKPFKKTISRTTSEGCRLVLLLTEAREVAICLLESTSQMLPKQFASSKGSKWSLVSKRIQKTKVVCKEEQLQALEQSMGGLENSAELLFRRLIQSRVSLLNILSS
- the LOC100822681 gene encoding uncharacterized protein LOC100822681 isoform X3, producing MPAKQQCRATIEVKVQLSEVENHINMLLEEMACHQRTASLPSKPHSTEAKVEEELQGLRVSISSPSATIGTMRDGLARLGDIYNCIGEIMSLPSSQVGLSLPQNKKMVEEELGRSLVLIDLCNSMQESLAGLKMSTQELQLVLKRGDAAVVQLKIESFIRLAKQAQKPFKKTISRTTSEGCRLVLLLTEAREVAICLLESTSQMLPKQFASSKGSKWSLVSKRIQKTKVVCKEEQLQALEQSMGGLENSAELLFRRLIQSRVSLLNILSS
- the LOC100822681 gene encoding uncharacterized protein LOC100822681 isoform X2, producing MFLIRDMPAKQQCRATIEVKVQLSEVENHINMLLEEMACHQRTASLPSKPHSTEAKVEEELQGLRVSISSPSATIGTMRDGLARLGDIYNCIGEIMSLPSSQVGLSLPQNKKMVEEELGRSLVLIDLCNSMQESLAGLKMSTQELQLVLKRGDAAVVQLKIESFIRLAKQAQKPFKKTISRTTSEGCRLVLLLTEAREVAICLLESTSQMLPKQFASSKGSKWSLVSKRIQKTKVVCKEEQLQALEQSMGGLENSAELLFRRLIQSRVSLLNILSS
- the LOC100822681 gene encoding uncharacterized protein LOC100822681 isoform X5, whose translation is MACHQRTASLPSKPHSTEAKVEEELQGLRVSISSPSATIGTMRDGLARLGDIYNCIGEIMSLPSSQVGLSLPQNKKMVEEELGRSLVLIDLCNSMQESLAGLKMSTQELQLVLKRGDAAVVQLKIESFIRLAKQAQKPFKKTISRTTSEGCRLVLLLTEAREVAICLLESTSQMLPKQFASSKGSKWSLVSKRIQKTKVVCKEEQLQALEQSMGGLENSAELLFRRLIQSRVSLLNILSS